A genomic region of Lysinibacillus sp. 2017 contains the following coding sequences:
- a CDS encoding YpmS family protein, which produces MNKWKVAFLVLAGALLIAIVAVFYLATSNTKQAIISDPIPLEGNVLSVETTAKEFESIAKQYLSAALNNSALPVELAVEDKIYLYSTLTVFNVEVPIQMDFQPIVSDGNIILEQEAVHVGKINIQPKAVLKIMKDSVDFPSWIIVQPNEEEIYVDLSRINIASGSRVRAKEIDLANDKIVLEVVIPNELN; this is translated from the coding sequence ATGAATAAGTGGAAAGTAGCCTTTTTAGTATTGGCAGGGGCGCTTCTTATTGCAATTGTTGCTGTTTTTTATCTTGCAACATCAAATACAAAACAAGCAATTATAAGTGACCCGATACCACTTGAAGGAAATGTGTTGTCAGTTGAGACAACCGCAAAGGAATTTGAATCAATAGCAAAACAATATTTAAGTGCGGCTTTAAATAATTCTGCATTACCCGTGGAGCTTGCTGTTGAAGATAAAATTTATTTGTACAGTACATTAACAGTATTTAATGTAGAAGTACCGATTCAAATGGATTTTCAACCAATTGTAAGTGATGGTAATATTATTTTAGAACAAGAAGCGGTACACGTTGGAAAAATAAATATTCAACCAAAAGCCGTATTGAAGATAATGAAAGATTCAGTAGATTTCCCATCATGGATAATCGTCCAACCGAACGAGGAAGAGATTTACGTTGATCTATCACGTATAAATATTGCCAGTGGCTCACGAGTACGTGCGAAGGAAATTGATTTAGCAAATGACAAAATTGTATTAGAAGTTGTCATTCCAAATGAATTAAACTAA
- the msrA gene encoding peptide-methionine (S)-S-oxide reductase MsrA, translating to MSLQKATFAGGCFWCMVKPFDTQPGIIDVVSGYTGGHVENPTYEQVCSEMTGHLEAVQITFDSEIYSYEKLVELYFTLIDPTDAGGQFFDRGESYTTAIFYHDEVQKQIAEDSKAHLETSGKFHAPIAVKILPAKPFYPAEDYHQHYYKKNPAHYERYSIGSGRAGFIEQNWGSKK from the coding sequence ATGTCATTACAAAAAGCGACATTTGCAGGCGGCTGCTTTTGGTGTATGGTAAAACCATTTGATACACAGCCAGGCATTATCGACGTCGTATCAGGTTATACAGGGGGCCATGTAGAAAATCCAACGTATGAGCAAGTTTGTAGTGAAATGACTGGTCATTTAGAAGCTGTTCAAATCACATTCGATTCAGAAATTTATTCATACGAGAAATTAGTCGAGCTTTACTTTACGCTAATCGACCCAACGGATGCAGGTGGTCAATTTTTTGATCGTGGTGAATCGTATACAACCGCTATTTTTTATCATGATGAGGTTCAGAAGCAAATTGCAGAAGATTCAAAGGCTCATCTTGAAACAAGTGGGAAATTCCATGCACCAATTGCTGTAAAAATCTTACCAGCAAAACCTTTTTATCCTGCAGAAGACTATCACCAACATTACTATAAAAAAAATCCAGCCCATTATGAGCGCTACTCAATTGGATCAGGACGCGCGGGTTTTATCGAACAGAATTGGGGGAGTAAAAAATGA
- the msrB gene encoding peptide-methionine (R)-S-oxide reductase MsrB, with protein sequence MNKEERLKQLTELQYYVTQEKGTEQPFRNEFDDHFEEGIYVDIVSGKPLFSSKDKYNSGCGWPAFTKPVEKQEVTEIFDTSHGMRRVEVRSSSADSHLGHVFPDGPRELGGMRYCINSAALRFVPVDKLEEEGYGDYLALFK encoded by the coding sequence ATGAATAAAGAAGAACGTTTAAAACAGTTAACTGAACTGCAATATTATGTGACTCAAGAAAAGGGGACTGAACAACCATTCCGTAACGAATTTGATGATCATTTTGAAGAGGGAATCTATGTAGATATCGTATCAGGTAAACCACTTTTTAGCTCAAAAGATAAGTATAATTCAGGATGCGGTTGGCCGGCTTTTACAAAGCCAGTGGAAAAACAAGAGGTAACGGAGATTTTTGACACGTCTCATGGCATGCGTCGTGTTGAAGTGCGTAGTTCATCAGCGGATTCTCATTTAGGCCATGTTTTTCCAGATGGTCCTCGTGAACTAGGTGGAATGCGTTACTGCATTAACTCGGCAGCATTACGTTTCGTACCAGTAGATAAATTAGAAGAAGAGGGTTACGGAGACTATTTGGCTTTATTTAAATAA
- a CDS encoding methyl-accepting chemotaxis protein has translation MVIYLFKRAKNKRIANKDRNKSKNAKVSFKFLHLIRGRIILSFSVLMAIILCMQILSYINITNLQKSLRDFADENLKEQMLINNLASDIAKLSSHEQTYLITGEKKYLQMYNDTKELIDGNLSTVEASLKNREEESNTLALIQQFYVNYVSYSSKTIDVRQNYGYEDAARYFKSSGGQNIKNHIDENTNKLIQLLESNNEESIKELEAFALASKVSFFVLAGIAMILTISLGYNLSKSIRRNTRAINHSILDIAQAGGDLTRRVHIKTKDEFAQIADSTNVLIDSISSLVKRVSNLAENVSGSSRELMTLADENARTIDSIANSTQDIAQDSTQIISSIEYAANEMQKLDQSMHDLNEKALEVQQAAGEMQHAAQIGSNSVTQSSNVMLDIEETMASTSATVEKLGRKSANITSIINTITAIADQTNLLALNASIEAARAGEHGKGFAVVADEVRKLAEQSQTAAKEVSSIVGSIQNEVQSIIMQNSTGVQKVIRGVEVTNETTASLQNILAQTQKTSDILTHMVGQIEQTLTNSHDVTVSFIEVSTIANNTAENTERSAAAASQGSASMEEINASAVELAAQADDLRSVVNEFKI, from the coding sequence GTGGTGATTTATTTGTTTAAAAGAGCTAAAAACAAACGCATAGCAAATAAAGACAGAAATAAATCTAAAAACGCAAAGGTTTCTTTTAAATTTCTCCATTTAATTCGGGGAAGAATCATCTTAAGCTTCTCAGTATTAATGGCTATCATTTTATGTATGCAAATTCTATCTTATATTAACATAACGAATTTGCAAAAGAGCCTACGAGATTTTGCTGATGAGAACTTAAAGGAACAAATGCTCATCAACAATTTAGCAAGTGATATTGCCAAACTATCTAGTCACGAGCAAACGTATTTGATTACTGGAGAAAAAAAATATTTACAGATGTATAATGACACAAAAGAACTAATCGATGGTAATTTATCAACAGTCGAAGCATCTCTTAAGAATCGTGAAGAAGAATCCAACACTTTAGCACTGATTCAGCAATTTTACGTGAATTATGTGTCTTATTCTAGTAAAACGATTGATGTTCGTCAAAATTATGGCTATGAAGATGCGGCAAGGTACTTCAAATCAAGTGGCGGTCAAAATATCAAAAATCATATTGACGAAAATACGAACAAACTAATTCAACTTTTGGAGTCAAATAATGAAGAATCCATTAAAGAACTAGAAGCGTTTGCCTTAGCATCAAAAGTGTCCTTCTTTGTTCTAGCAGGAATCGCAATGATTCTCACGATTTCACTTGGTTACAACTTATCTAAATCGATTCGACGTAACACACGTGCGATTAATCACTCCATTTTAGATATTGCACAAGCTGGTGGTGATTTAACGCGTCGTGTCCATATTAAAACAAAAGATGAGTTTGCTCAAATTGCCGATTCCACAAACGTGTTAATCGATTCGATTTCATCATTAGTAAAACGCGTTTCAAATTTGGCTGAAAATGTTTCAGGGAGCTCACGAGAACTCATGACATTAGCGGATGAAAATGCACGAACAATCGACTCTATTGCAAACTCTACTCAGGATATTGCGCAGGATAGTACACAAATTATATCAAGCATCGAATACGCTGCCAACGAAATGCAAAAATTAGACCAATCGATGCATGATTTAAATGAAAAAGCGTTAGAGGTTCAACAAGCAGCTGGTGAAATGCAACATGCGGCGCAAATTGGCAGTAACTCTGTAACACAATCATCTAATGTTATGTTAGATATTGAGGAAACAATGGCAAGTACGTCAGCAACCGTTGAAAAGCTTGGTCGCAAATCAGCAAATATTACATCGATTATTAATACGATTACAGCAATTGCTGATCAAACTAATTTACTGGCATTAAATGCATCGATTGAAGCTGCGCGTGCTGGCGAACATGGAAAAGGGTTTGCCGTTGTAGCTGATGAAGTTCGTAAGCTAGCAGAGCAATCACAAACTGCTGCAAAAGAAGTTTCTAGCATAGTAGGCTCCATTCAAAATGAAGTCCAGTCGATTATCATGCAAAATTCAACAGGCGTTCAAAAGGTTATACGTGGCGTTGAAGTTACAAATGAAACGACAGCTTCTTTACAAAATATTTTAGCTCAAACTCAAAAAACATCAGATATCTTAACGCATATGGTTGGACAAATTGAACAAACCTTAACGAATAGTCATGACGTAACCGTATCGTTCATTGAAGTATCCACGATTGCGAATAATACAGCTGAAAATACGGAACGTAGTGCAGCTGCAGCTTCTCAAGGTTCTGCTTCAATGGAAGAAATTAATGCATCCGCAGTAGAACTTGCAGCACAAGCGGATGATTTACGCAGTGTCGTTAATGAATTTAAAATTTAG
- a CDS encoding YozE family protein, with protein sequence MKKSFYHYVQTFRGGEWSDNKVQFAESMLIDHAFPKTSDDFYELSNYIELQSNEYLTATTFDELWALYEVKYKN encoded by the coding sequence TTGAAAAAATCATTTTATCATTATGTTCAAACATTCAGAGGAGGAGAATGGTCTGATAACAAAGTACAATTTGCGGAAAGTATGTTGATTGATCATGCATTTCCTAAAACATCGGATGACTTTTATGAGCTTTCAAACTATATTGAATTGCAATCAAATGAGTATTTAACAGCAACAACATTTGATGAGTTGTGGGCTTTATATGAAGTAAAGTATAAAAATTAA